The following is a genomic window from Paenibacillus thiaminolyticus.
CAGCGACAAAATGCCCGCCGCGATCAGCGGCCCGACCGGGACGCCGCGGAACAGTGCGACGCCGAGCACGGTCCCGATGAGCAGTCCGGCGACGACGGTTGGCGATTGCGTCATCAGATGCGCGCCACGGCCGCCCAGGTAGGCCACCAGCATCCCGACCGCGACGGCCAGGAGCGACTTCCAATGCAGGAACGATTGCAGAATCGTTTCCATGGACATGGATCCGCTGGCGATTGGGGCCATAACCCCGACGGTAAGAATGATAATTCCGATCGTGAGGCCATATTTCTCTATCCAGGGGAACAGGCTCTGCAGATGGGTGACGCGCAGCAGCAGCAGGATGACCATCGCGATCGTGACGGTGGAGTTGCCGCTGATGATGCCCAGTCCGGCCAGCCCCAATAAAATAAGCGAAGAAATATCGATTTGCGCCATTAGAATCGCAGCTCCTTTCAGTTCATGTGACGACCTCTTTCAGACAGCACAAGGATAGCATATTTATACCAACTTGAAAATGAAGCACGCCATCGGAGGTGGAGGTTATGAGTAACACATTATTGCTGACCGGCTTCGATCCGTTCGGAGGCGAGTCGATCAATCCGTCCTGGGAGGCGGTGCGCGCGCTCGACGGCGCGGCGTTGGGACGGTATCGGGTGCAGGCGGCGCAGTTGCCGACTTCGTTCGCGCGGGCCGGGACGACGCTGCGCGAAGCGATGGCCGGCTGCAATCCCGCCGCCGTCATCTGTGTCGGACAAGCCGGCGGCCGACCGGACATCACGCTGGAGCGGGTAGCGATCAATTTGGCGGATGCCCGCATTGCGGACAATGACGGCGATCAGCCGACGGATGACGAGGTCGTGCCGGGAGGTCCTGCCGCCTATTGGACGACGCTGCCGGTGAAGGCCTTACGGCGCGCCGTGCTGGAAACAGGAATCCCGTGCTCGGTGTCGTATACAGCCGGGACGTTCGTCTGCAACGCCATCTTCTATACGCTGATGCATGAGCTGGCCGCCCGGCAGGAGGCGGGGCGCATCCCGGCAGGATTTATCCATATTCCATTTTTGCCGCAACAGGCAGCGACTTATGCGGGCAAGCCGAGCATGTCGCTGGAGGCGATCGTGCAAGCGCTGCGAACCGTTATCATTTACGCGGATGCGGAGGAGGAGCGGGGGAGCAGCGCCGGGACTTTGCACGGCTGAGCCCGTAAGGGAAGCGAAGCTGCACACCTCGCATCTCCGCACGTTGACGGAATAGGGACGCATGTCTCGTTGAGGGAATAGGCAAGCTAAAAGGGGCCCGCTCGGGCCCCTTTCTTTATTTCAGATCTTCGATGGAGTTGATGTCCATATATGCTGGAACGACAAGACCGATTTTGGTGCCGTCCAGGTTCGGACCGAGATCATCGATTTGATCCTTGAATTTGTCGTAATAGTCTTTGTGCGTCGTTGGGAGCCAGGCAGCCACAATCGCATCGACATCCCCGTTGGCGACACCCGTCCACATCGGGCCGGCTTCGACCTGGAGCAGATCGACCTTATAGCCGAGCTTCTCCTGCAGCACGTACGCGATGACGTTCGTGCTCGCAATTTCCGAATCCCAGGCCACATAGCCCAGCTTCAGCTTTTTGCCGTCTGCAGGTTGTGCGCCTTCGATCCACTTGTCAGCCTTGTCCGCATTCGCATCGACCCATTCTTTGGCGGCTTCTTCCGGGTTTTTGCCGTCATGAACGGCAACCATCACCTGCGCCATATCATCTGCCGTCCATTCGAACTGGTCGAGCACCTTATGCGCGTTCGGATCGTCTTCCTTTAATCCTTTGCGAGCAATCGTATGGATCTGCTCATCTCCGCCGTAGACCCCTTTCGGATCCTCTAAATATTTCAGATCGTATTTGGCGAATTTCCAATGCGGCGTCCAGCCTGTAATAATAATTGGCTCCTGCTTCTTGATCGCTTTATCCAAGGCAGCGGTCATGGCGGCGCCGGAGCCCTCGATGAGCTTCCATTTGTCGAGGCCGTATTCCTGGATCGCTTGCTCTGTCGCCTGCATAATCCCCGCACCGGCGTCGATGCCGA
Proteins encoded in this region:
- a CDS encoding DUF441 domain-containing protein, giving the protein MDISSLILLGLAGLGIISGNSTVTIAMVILLLLRVTHLQSLFPWIEKYGLTIGIIILTVGVMAPIASGSMSMETILQSFLHWKSLLAVAVGMLVAYLGGRGAHLMTQSPTVVAGLLIGTVLGVALFRGVPVGPLIAAGILSLLLGRS
- the pcp gene encoding pyroglutamyl-peptidase I yields the protein MSNTLLLTGFDPFGGESINPSWEAVRALDGAALGRYRVQAAQLPTSFARAGTTLREAMAGCNPAAVICVGQAGGRPDITLERVAINLADARIADNDGDQPTDDEVVPGGPAAYWTTLPVKALRRAVLETGIPCSVSYTAGTFVCNAIFYTLMHELAARQEAGRIPAGFIHIPFLPQQAATYAGKPSMSLEAIVQALRTVIIYADAEEERGSSAGTLHG
- a CDS encoding glycine betaine ABC transporter substrate-binding protein, which codes for MKHNRTRRWMLLGLIAMIGWTLAGCSGSSSPSGGADSDGASSGDSQSASVGASVDYKIVGIDAGAGIMQATEQAIQEYGLDKWKLIEGSGAAMTAALDKAIKKQEPIIITGWTPHWKFAKYDLKYLEDPKGVYGGDEQIHTIARKGLKEDDPNAHKVLDQFEWTADDMAQVMVAVHDGKNPEEAAKEWVDANADKADKWIEGAQPADGKKLKLGYVAWDSEIASTNVIAYVLQEKLGYKVDLLQVEAGPMWTGVANGDVDAIVAAWLPTTHKDYYDKFKDQIDDLGPNLDGTKIGLVVPAYMDINSIEDLK